A single Blastopirellula retiformator DNA region contains:
- a CDS encoding ABC transporter permease, with protein MLIYIVRRLFISVITLVLITGCIYGLIRAMPGSPLTALLAGGGEASDKSISTQQYERMKEQFGLNKHWTLGYFDWLGGVLKGDLQNALSRPGSVAKLIGDRIAATLLLSVTSLILAYLLSIPLGLYSTARNGTIPERGTNLVLYMLYSLPVFVAALYLQILFHVKLEWLPLYGVTSSNYAELSLWGKAWDLFLHCVLPVTCFTYTSLAYYTRFIKANMLEVVQQDYIRTAKAKGVGPFKILTVHAFRNSLIPFVTLIGLTLPALFSGAIIIEKIFSWPGMGALFLDAISQRDYPLVMGLVLLFSSLTLLGQLLADILYGVVDPRISYS; from the coding sequence ATGCTTATTTACATCGTTCGACGTCTGTTTATCAGCGTCATCACGTTGGTTTTGATTACGGGCTGCATCTACGGATTGATCCGTGCGATGCCCGGTTCGCCGTTGACGGCGCTATTGGCTGGCGGGGGCGAAGCCTCTGACAAGTCGATCAGCACGCAACAGTACGAGCGGATGAAGGAGCAGTTCGGTCTGAACAAGCACTGGACGCTGGGTTACTTTGACTGGCTCGGCGGGGTGCTCAAGGGAGACCTGCAAAACGCGCTTTCGCGACCCGGCTCGGTCGCCAAGCTGATTGGGGACCGAATCGCGGCGACGTTGTTGCTGTCGGTGACGTCGCTCATTTTGGCGTATCTGCTTTCGATCCCACTCGGCCTTTATTCGACCGCGCGAAACGGAACCATACCGGAGCGCGGGACGAATTTGGTCCTGTACATGCTTTACTCGCTTCCCGTCTTCGTTGCGGCGCTTTACCTGCAGATTCTGTTCCACGTGAAGCTGGAGTGGTTGCCGCTGTACGGGGTGACCAGTTCCAACTACGCCGAGCTGTCGCTGTGGGGGAAAGCGTGGGACTTGTTCTTGCACTGCGTCCTGCCGGTGACTTGTTTTACCTACACCTCGCTGGCCTATTACACGCGGTTCATTAAGGCCAACATGCTGGAAGTGGTGCAGCAGGATTACATTCGCACGGCGAAGGCGAAAGGGGTCGGCCCCTTCAAGATTTTGACGGTCCACGCGTTTCGCAATTCGTTGATTCCGTTCGTCACGCTGATCGGCCTGACGTTGCCGGCGCTATTCAGCGGCGCGATCATCATTGAAAAGATCTTCAGCTGGCCGGGCATGGGCGCCCTGTTTCTGGATGCGATCAGTCAGCGCGATTATCCGCTGGTGATGGGGCTCGTCCTGTTGTTCTCTTCACTGACCTTGCTGGGCCAGTTGCTCGCCGACATTTTGTATGGCGTTGTGGATCCGCGAATCTCTTATTCCTAG